In Ktedonobacterales bacterium, a single window of DNA contains:
- the murJ gene encoding murein biosynthesis integral membrane protein MurJ, translated as MERDLIAANNAEPEQVIETTPDGQAVATASHRRLVTAATLIMIGNLISSLLGMARLQVISGLFGQGQETGAFFAALKIPQQFYDLLIGGAISGALIPTFVDHSAPDQRRELWRIFSTIINLVAIVTGVVTALLILLAPLYLIPLVNYQGETFTLTVNLTRLILPSLFILGLFAVGSALLYALRSVVFASWANGLYHVGIILGAAIGVVILGQHYGIYGAAAGVLLGALGEVALIGIGLARQGIRYRFALDLKHPAVRQIMRLYAPVALGLVITVLGQQIDLRLATGTGPQNLSALASASALIGFPTGLVAAALSFAILPSLTAHATEGNHEEFKRTLRLGIKLGLLLMIPAMVGLDVLRLPIVAIILRHGAFTLADVDRTGLALLNYSYQLPFLVLDQLLIAAFYARKNTLTPVLVGILVWGFYLLIALPLVGTIGMPALAFAQSVQNSAHALILLFLLRRAIGPLAGEGLLAALGKICLAALIMGAVCWGLLSLVSPLPLFSLQHFSGQALTVAVTAGGGALAYGALAHFFGLEEVRLLGGIVRRRLGRERQSANRR; from the coding sequence ATGGAGCGCGACCTCATCGCTGCCAACAACGCTGAACCAGAGCAGGTGATTGAAACCACGCCAGATGGGCAGGCGGTTGCAACCGCCAGCCATCGCCGTCTGGTCACAGCAGCCACGTTGATCATGATCGGCAACCTGATCAGCAGCCTGCTGGGCATGGCGCGCTTGCAAGTCATCAGTGGCCTGTTTGGGCAGGGCCAGGAAACCGGCGCGTTCTTTGCCGCGCTCAAAATCCCGCAGCAATTTTATGACCTGCTCATCGGCGGGGCCATTAGCGGCGCGCTGATCCCCACCTTCGTTGATCACAGCGCGCCCGACCAGCGCCGCGAACTCTGGCGCATCTTCAGCACCATTATCAACCTCGTCGCCATCGTCACCGGCGTCGTCACGGCGCTGCTGATACTGCTGGCTCCGCTGTACCTGATTCCGCTGGTGAACTATCAGGGGGAAACGTTCACCCTCACCGTCAACCTGACGCGCCTGATCCTACCCAGCCTCTTTATCCTGGGACTCTTCGCCGTTGGCTCTGCGCTGCTCTACGCGCTGCGCTCGGTGGTCTTCGCCTCCTGGGCCAATGGCCTCTATCACGTCGGCATCATCCTGGGCGCGGCCATCGGCGTCGTCATCCTGGGCCAGCACTATGGCATTTATGGCGCGGCGGCGGGCGTATTGCTGGGCGCGCTGGGCGAGGTCGCGCTGATTGGCATCGGGCTGGCGCGCCAGGGCATCCGCTATCGCTTCGCGCTGGACCTCAAGCATCCAGCGGTGCGCCAGATCATGCGCTTGTACGCGCCTGTCGCGTTGGGGCTGGTCATCACCGTCCTGGGCCAGCAGATCGATCTCCGTCTGGCAACCGGAACCGGCCCACAAAACCTCAGCGCCCTCGCCTCGGCCTCCGCGCTCATCGGTTTCCCAACAGGGCTGGTGGCCGCCGCGCTCAGCTTTGCCATTCTGCCATCGCTCACCGCCCACGCTACTGAAGGCAACCACGAGGAGTTCAAGCGCACGCTGCGCCTGGGCATCAAGCTGGGCCTGCTGCTGATGATTCCGGCAATGGTCGGGCTAGATGTCCTGCGCCTGCCGATTGTCGCCATCATCCTGCGTCACGGCGCGTTTACCCTTGCCGACGTTGACCGCACCGGCCTGGCCCTGCTCAACTACTCCTATCAACTGCCCTTCCTGGTCCTCGATCAACTGCTCATCGCCGCCTTTTACGCCCGCAAGAACACGCTCACGCCCGTTCTGGTTGGCATCCTCGTCTGGGGCTTCTATCTGCTCATCGCCCTGCCGCTGGTTGGCACAATCGGCATGCCCGCGCTGGCCTTCGCGCAGTCCGTCCAGAACAGCGCGCACGCGCTCATCCTGCTTTTCCTGCTGCGCCGGGCCATCGGCCCGCTGGCGGGCGAAGGGCTGCTGGCCGCGCTCGGCAAAATCTGCCTGGCCGCGCTCATCATGGGCGCAGTCTGCTGGGGTCTGCTGAGCCTGGTCAGTCCACTCCCTCTCTTCAGTTTGCAGCATTTTTCCGGGCAGGCGCTGACCGTCGCTGTTACCGCTGGGGGCGGCGCGCTGGCCTACGGCGCACTGGCGCACTTCTTCGGCCTGGAAGAAGTGCGCCTGCTGGGCGGCATTGTGCGCCGCCGACTGGGACGAGAGCGACAGTCCGCTAATCGTCGTTGA
- a CDS encoding adenylyltransferase/cytidyltransferase family protein yields MAAISHPAANIYARGELAALLRERQAAGAVVVFTNGCFDLLHLGHIRYLQAAHALGDLLVVGVNSDASARALKGPGRPLTPQQERAEVLAALACVDYVTIFEEATAVALVEALRPDVYVKGGDYAASGAADQGAAINYTKLPEAAPVLAYGGQVRLLPYLPEHSTTALIERILQRGQHQAEG; encoded by the coding sequence ATGGCCGCTATCTCTCATCCAGCAGCGAACATCTACGCGCGCGGCGAACTCGCCGCCCTCCTGCGCGAGCGCCAGGCGGCGGGGGCCGTCGTCGTCTTCACCAACGGCTGCTTCGACCTGCTGCACCTGGGCCATATACGCTATCTCCAGGCGGCCCACGCGCTGGGCGACCTGCTGGTCGTGGGCGTCAACAGCGACGCCTCCGCCCGCGCGCTCAAAGGGCCGGGCCGCCCGCTGACGCCGCAGCAGGAACGCGCCGAAGTGCTGGCCGCGCTGGCCTGCGTGGACTACGTGACCATCTTCGAGGAAGCGACGGCGGTGGCGCTGGTCGAGGCGCTGCGCCCGGATGTCTATGTGAAAGGCGGTGATTACGCCGCATCCGGCGCAGCAGACCAAGGCGCGGCCATCAATTACACGAAACTGCCGGAAGCCGCGCCGGTGCTGGCCTATGGCGGGCAGGTGCGCCTGCTCCCCTATCTGCCCGAACACTCAACGACGGCGCTGATCGAGCGCATCCTTCAGCGCGGCCAGCATCAGGCGGAGGGCTAA